The genomic region ATGGCGATCACCGAAGCCAGCAGCACACCGAGGGCGGCCGGAGAATACTCCGCGTGGCCGCCCTTTTGAGTTTCAAGGGCCATAGTCGTATCCCATCAGCCACTATCCGTTGAGTATCAGAACTGATACCGCGCCTTCACGTAGTAGAACGCACCGTTGAAACCGATCTGTGAGCCGTAGGTGTCGTAACGCAACACATCGCCGTAAGTAGTACTCGCGGCCGGCAGCTTGTCGGGGCGTACGTCCAGCACGTTGTCGGCGCCCGCACTCAGTTGCAGGTTGCGATTTACCGCGTATCGCACGGCGACATCGGTGATGTATTTCGGGCTGTTAACAAAGTGATTGAACACCGTAGGGGACCAGGCGTTAGGCCCAACGGTGTAGTCGAGCTCCGAGGTAGTCTTGCCGTAGCGTGTCAGACGCAGGCTCACGTCAAGGTTATCTAGGCTCCAGGTACTGCCCAACGACACTTGGCTGCGCGGCGTGGAAGATGTCAACCAGGCAATCTGCTGGGCATTGAGCAGCACGTCACCGTTGGCGCCCTGGTGGTTCTTTTCTACTTTGGTGCGATTGAAGTTGGCCGATGCTTCCCAGTCAATCGCGCCATAAGCGCCAAGGGACGTGAGGTAATGCCCTGTGATATCGACCCCACGCGTGAGGGTGTCGGCACCATTGGCCAGGTAGTGCGTACTGACCGTGTCCAGGCCCGCGGGCAACGAGATACCGGCCAGCGTCAACGCATCGATCGCCTCGGTACCCGAATAGGTGCCGCTGTCGACGATACGGTCACGAATGCGGATCTGGTAGGCATCGATGTTCAGGCTCACATCGTCCCGCGGGGTCAGCACCAACCCGAGGTTGAAATTGGTGGACTTCTCCGGTTTCAGGTCCTTAGCCCCCAACAATTTGGCGGCCGGTGAATTGGCCGCCAGCAGCCCGAGGGCGATGTCCGGCCCCACGCTCAGCCCGGTATAGTGTTCCTGCACCAGAGAGGGCGCGCGAAAGCCACTGCTCACACTGGCGCGCACTGCCACCGCCGGCGTGAAGTCATAGCGGGTGGATAATTTGCCATTGGTCGTGCTGCCAAACTCGCTGAAATGCTCGTAGCGGCCGGCAACGTCCACCTGCCATTTCTCGGTGATCGACGACGACAGATCGATGTAGGACGCCAGCACATCACGCGACCATTTGCCCGCACTCAGCGGTGAGAGCCCGGCCAGCCCCTCAGCTCCGCCCAGGTCGTACGAAGCCGGATCGCCGGCGTTGATCTGATAGGTTTCCCGCCGTTGCTCCAGGCCCAGCGCGACATTCAACGGTTTGGCAAGGAACCCGACGTCATAAGCGCGGCCGATGTCAAAATTGTTGGTCCACTGGGTGTTGCGATACGTAGCCAGGTCGAAACTGGTGGGGCTGGTGCCGGTGTTGCGATAGAGCGCCGCGTTGACCGATTGGGTCATGCTGATTTCGGGCCTATCGGCGCCATAGGCGGTGCTCAGGTCCCAGTGCCATTGATCGAATAACGAGTTACCGCGGATGCCGAAGACGGCCGAATAGTCATCCTCGTCATTATTGGGGCGCGGGGTAAAGCCTTGCGGGTAGATCGTCGGAGCCACCGAACCCAGGCGATAGTTTGCCGCCGACGAGCCCTTTCGGCTGGTGTAGGTCCCAAAGCTATACAGCTCGACGTCATCGTCAAAACCATAGCCGCTGTTGTATGCCATCGACTGGCGATGGAAGGCAGGGTCACCGATGGAAATGTTGTCGCGATGGCCCGTGCGGTTATCGATACCACTCCTGACGGTACGCTCCTGCTCCCGGTATTCGGCACTCAGGTTAAGAAAACCGCTCTCGCCGAACGCCAGCCCGCCGTTGATGCCCGAGCCCTGGGACAGCCCGTCACCGGCGCCGTACTGCCCGATATCAGTGTTGAACAGCGCCCCATGGTCGGCAGACTTGAGGATGATATTGATCACCCCGGCGATGGCGTCCGAGCCGTACTGTGCGGACGCCCCGTCTCGCAGCACCTCGATGCGCTCGATGGCGCTAACGGGAATGGTGTCCAGGTCGACGCCCGTCGAGCCTTTTTGCAAACCACCACTGATGTTCAGGTTGGCCGTCTCGTGGCGACGTTTGCCGTTGACCAGGACCAGCACATGGTCTGGGCTCAGGCCGCGCAACGACTGGGTATGGGTCAAGGCTGAGGCATTGAACGGCTGCGCCTGTCGAGTCAGCGCGGGCAGCAACTTGACCAGCATGTCGCGCAGGTCAGTCGCCCCGCTGCTCTGCAGTTGCTCGCTGCTCACCACGTCGATGGGGCTCAGGCTCTCGCTGGCTTTCACATTGGTCTGGCGAGTGCCGGTCACCACTACCGTCGCCAGCGTGCCCGTCGACGTCGGCGCACGCGGCACAACGGATGCTGCCGGCGCGGACGCTACGGGGTGCAACGTCAGTACGCCATTGTTGCGGCTAAACCCCAAGCCACTGCCGCGCAATGCTTGCTCCAGCGCCTGATCAACACTCAACGAGCCCTTGATCGCCGGCGCCGACAACCCCTCGACCTGCGTCTGGTCAAACGAGATCGGCGTACGACTCTGCCGGACAATGCTCAACAGCACCTGGGATAGGCTTGCGCCAGGAATATCAAAAGCCAGGGCCTGGACCTTGCCGGCCACGGCGACAGGCTCGGCCCAAAGCGGCGGCGCCGACACTAGGCAGGTGAGCCCCACCGCCCAGATCATTGAGCTGCGAGGCACGCGAGACAAACGTTTTATGGTCATTATCGATTTACCTGAGGGATGCACGTTCCTATGTGTGCAATTGCCCCCAGGATTGTTTAGCGCCGATCGAGACTGTTTTTTTATAAGGTTATGCCGTCATTCCGCGCGGAGTGGCATTGCCTCTGGAGCAGTGTGTGCCCAGTGCGAACCTATGAAGATCACCTCGGGCCAGCATTCACCACCAAGGCAACCTAAGTGGGTTGCTATGAGGCAGTAATACTGACCCAATAATCGCTATACCGGCTGACCGCCACTGGCAGGCTGCGCTCCAGCATCTCAAGGGAGATGGGCATATCGTCCAGCGGGAACAGGCCGTTGACGCGAATTTTCGCAGCCTTGTCGTCGAGCATGACCACACCGGGCAGATAAGGCCTGAACGCCTCCGCGACCCAACTCAACGGCTTGTCATTGACTTCAAGCCAACCGCTGGCCCAGGAGCCTTCGCCCGGTTGCAGCGATGCCTCTGACAGCACGCCATGGGCATCGAACAGCAGGGAATGGGCGCCGGGCACCGCCACGTTCTCGCCATTGGGTAAACGCAGGAGCACATCGCCTTGCAAGGTCAGCAGACGGATACCCGCCCCCTCTTCTCCTACCTGCAACCGCCCCGCCTGGCTATGCACGACCCCGACCGCCGTCGCGATCTCGAAGGACGAAACAGTGTTCTCGACGATGTCCAGCAGCAGCGTGCCCTTGCGCAAGACCAACGCCCGCTGCTGGTCGAAAAAGCGCGGCAATACGCGGCTGCGGGCGTTGAGTTCCAAGCGGCTGCCGTCGTCCAGCTGCCAGTGTCGTCGCTCGCCGGTACCGGTCGCCCACTCACCAGGCAGCCCCATGCCCGATTGCAACCAGCGTCCGAACAGCCCGGCGCCCAGGGCAACCCCGAGCACGCCGAGGCTATTGCCGATAAATCGCCTTCGACTGGAAGGCTGCTCCAGGGCACGTAGTAAAGGCGTGCTGGTACGCCCGCGCCAGGGAGAGGCTTGAACGGCCTCCAGCCCTTTGAGCAACTGATCGAACACCTGGGCATGGCGTGGTGATTGCCCACGCCACCGCTCCAGGGCGCGTTGCTGCTGGCTGTCAAACGCGCCGGACTGAATTCGCGCCATCCATTCAATCGCCTCTTCCAGCACCGGGTCGTCGCGCTCGTCCGTGCTCATTCGGCCAGCCCCCGGTAGCAGCAGCGCAACGCCTCTTTCATCAACTGATGAATGCGCGCCTGAGACAACCCCACACGTTCACTGATCTGCAGGTAGGTCAGGCCCTCCAGTTGACTGAGCACGAACACCGTCTTGGCTTGCCCCGAGAGGCCGTCGAGCAGGCGGTCGATGGCTTGCAGGCTTTCGATGAGCATCCACTGTTCATGGGGCGAAGGGTGGACCTGATCCGGCGCCTCCGCCAGTACCTGCAGGTAGGCGCGCTCCAGATCCTTGCGCCGCCAGGTCTCGTACATCAGACGCTGGGCAATGGTCGCCAGCAGCGCCCTGGGCGAACGAATCGCCGCTGGATCCGGCAGCAACCAAACCTGCAGAAAGGCCTCCGCCGCCAAGTCCTCGGCGCTGTGGCTGCAACCGGTGTGGCGCGACAAGCGCCGGCACAACCAGCCGTAGTTCTGCTGGAACAGTTGAGCAATCAGCGTGCTCTTGAAAGGTGAAGGGCTATCCATATGCATTCAGTCACTTGAGACACCCCACGCCAACGGATACGACGGTAGTGAGCTTGCCAGGTTGAAGTTCTCTCGACGGTCAGTCGTTTTCCTGTGTTTTGGGCAGCCGTGCCGACCACCAGCCGCACCCGGCACCGCCGAGTACCAGGGCCGCTCCCAGCCACGGCAGCAGTTGAACGGAAAAATGATCCACCACACCGGCACCGAGGAACGCCCCCAGGGCCACGCCCAACTGGATTGCACTGGTGTTGAGGCTGATCTGCACGGCTGCGGTTTCGGGGTTGAGTTGCACCAGGTACTTCTGGATCGCGGGGCCCGGCGCCATGTTGAAAATGCACCAGGTCACCACCGCCACCAGCAGCGTCAGCAGGGAAATCGTCGCAAGGGGCAACAGGCTCATCGCCAGGGCATGCAACAGCAGAAACACCACGAACGTGCGTGGCCCGGGCCACCGGTCCGCCGCGCGTCCGCCCAGCACCGCGCCCACGATGCCACCGATACCGTAGACCAGCAGCACCAGGCTGATCACGGTTTTCGACAGGCCCATGCTGCGCACCAGAAACGGCACGATGTAGGTGTAAAGCGTGAATTGCCCGGTCATTTGCAACAGCGCCGCCCCATGGGCGAGAAAGACCTTGGCCCGCACCAGCTCCGCCCATTGCCGGGACGGCGCTATGCCGGGTGCGCCGGGAATATCCGGCAGCCACTGTGACACCAGCGGCACACTGAGCAACGCCACGCCCGCCAGCAGCAGGAACAGGCTGCGCCAACCCCAGTACTCGCCAATCAGCGTGCCCAGGGGCACCCCCAGCACCAACGACGCCACGATGCCGGCGAACACCAGGCCGATGGCCTGCCCGCTGCGATTGGCCGGCACCAGCGCCACAGCGACGGTGATGGCGACCACCACGGTGACCGAGGCACTGGCCGCCACCAGGAGCCGGCTGAGCAGCAACAGCATGAACGTCCCCGCCGCTGCCCCGGCCAGGTTGGCTAGCACAAACACCAGCAGCGCCACCAGCAACAGGCGTCGCCTGGACACCCTGGCGCTGAGGTAGATCAATACCGGACCGGCCAACGCATAGACCAGCGCATAGAGGCTCATCAACAAGCCGGCTTGCCCCTGGGTGACGCCGAATGTCTGGGCGAGCTGATCGAGAATCCCCGCCACCACCAATTCAACGGTGCCGACCACAAACGCCAGGACTGCCAGTAACCATACACCGGGCGCCAGGCGGTCGCGCTCGCTTGCGGCTTCCAATGCCTTACTCATGGCGGTGTTGCTCCCTTGTTTGATAAACCGGTGGCGGTGTAACGATAACGGCCCAGGCCCAACAGCAATACGGTAGCCACCGAGAAGGCCGCCAGCAGCACCTGACTCGATAAGCCGTAGCCGCCCGAGCGGTCATACATCACGCCCAACACATAGGTGCCCAGGCTGATCGCGATGGCAAATGTAAACGGCTGCACCGAACCATAGATCACGCTGAAGTGGCGCAAGCCAAAATACCGCGTCAGAAAATACTGGGTAGTGCCGGTTTCACCGCCAGCACCAAGGCCGATCAGGAACACCGCGGCCCACAGCCAGCCGTGCTGGCCGGCCTGAATCAACACCAGCATGCCCAACACCGCCAGCAATGCAAATGGCAGCGCCACCCGGGGGCTGTTGTAGCGGTCCAGTGCAAGCCCCAGCAGCGGTTGCGACACGATCATGCCCAGCCACAACGCCGACAGCACGTCTACGGCGTCTGAGCGTGTCAGGCCCTTCTCCACCAGTAAGGGCACGCCATGGATGATCACCCCAGTGACCGCAAACACCCCCAGCAGCAAATTTGCCAGAATCAACCAGAACGTTATCCCCGCCCAGGCTTGGCGCGGTGTGCTGCCCTCGGTCGGGCGCCGCCGGCTGGATGCAGACACCACCACAGGCCGCTCGCGAAACAGCCACCACAACAGGGGCAAGGCCACCAGCCCCTCAAGCAGGCCGTAGATCAAATAGGTGGTGCGCCATCCAAACGCCTCGATACACAGGTTGCCAGCATACAACGCCAGCGGACCACCGACACCGAAACCCAGGCCCAGCAACCCATAGGCGGCGCCCCGTCGATGATTGAACCAACCGCCGAGAATTCGCGCATAGGGAATGTTGCCCGGCGCCAGCAAACCCATCAGCAAAAACAACAGATACAACTGCCAATCGGCCCGTACCCAGGCAGTGCACGCCATGCACACCGCCAGCAGTGCCGTAAGCGGCAACACCAGCGCCCGCGCGCCCCAACGGTCCACAGCCCAGCCTTTGAACGGGCTACTCAGCGCCACCGCCAAGCCCAGCCAGGTCACCAGCAATGCCACGTGGCTGCGGTCCCAGTGCAATTCGGCGCTGATGGGGTCGATAAACAACGAGAAGCTGCTGATCACCAACCCGGTGGGGCCAACGATGACGCCGATGACACAGGCCAGCAGCACCCCCAGCGTCACCGGTGTGAACTCAGAAGCGCGTGGCTCGACCAGCGGTTCGGCCCGGCTGATGGACGTATCACTCATGAGGCCGCCCTCAGGCGCTCGATCAACTCGCGCCGCAACTGAATATCGAGCGCACTCTCGGTGGTGGCTTCCAATTGGACAATATCGATGCCAGCCTGATGAAACGCCAGGATGTCCGAGGCGACCTTGTCGATCGTCCCGACCCGCAGGCCGGCGAACGCGCGCTCGACCACTTCGACCGCCCATTGCTGACGCCTGGCCGGGCTCAACTGCCCGAGTAGCTCGCGTTCGTTGTCCCGCGCCAACTGAGGTGAGGCACTCAGTTCCGCAGCGGGGCGCGCCAATAACAAGCCCAGGGCTGCCTCACGCCACTTTCGCGCGGTGTCACGCGCCGCCTGTTCGGTCTCGCCGAGAATCACCTGGAAATGCTTCCAGAACTTCAAGGGGCGCCCATCGGCCAATGCCTGCAGTTTCACTTTCAGCTGATAGGTGGCCTCAGGGCTGCTGAAGCTGCCGGCGTAGATGTCGGCAAAGCGCACCGCCAGTTGCTGGGCACTGTCCGACGAACCACCGATGGATAAGGGCGGACGCGGCTGCTGCACCGCCGAAAAGCCGCTGCCGGCGTTCTCGAGCCGATAGAACTCGCCCGCATAATCGAAGGGCTCGGAACTGGCCAGGGTGCGGGTGAAGATATCCAGGTATTCGAAGGCTCGCCGATAGCGTTGCTCCTTGTCGGCAAAATCACCGTCGCGGCGCACATCGGCGTCGCTGGAGCCGATCACCACATGCACCGCCGCACGTCCCTGGGACAAACGGTCCAGGGTCGCCAGGGAGCGTGCCGCGACGGTGGGTTGAGTGACTCCTGGACGGTGGGCCACGGTCACCCGCAGTGTGTCGGTAGACGACAAGGCGTAACCGGCCACCAGCCAGGGGTCCGGCCACGCGCTGGCCACGGTCACCAAGGCACTGTCCAGGCCATCGGCCTCCTCCAACCGGGCTTTCTGCTGAATATCGAAGGGGCATACCGGGCGACTGCGCAGGTCGGGCAGGAAACGCCCGGCCTGGCGTTCAAACACCGTGTCACCGGCGACGGCACAGGCACGCACGCCGCCGCGCAATTCAATGGACATCGTGTTCACCTCCCCTAGAAGCTGTAGACCGCGTTCACGTAATAGAAAGCCCCGTTGAAGCTGATCTGCGAGGCATAGGTGTCGTAGTGGTTGAACCCCAGGTAAGCGCTTTCAGCGGGCAGTTTGTCGGGTTTGACGTCGAACACGTTGTTTGCACCCACGGCCAGCGACAGTTGGCGAGTCGCGGCGTAGCGCAACTCGATGTCGGTGAGGTACTTGGGGGAGTTCTCGAAATGGTTGAACTCGGTGGTGGAGTACGCATTGGGCCCGGTGTAATAGTCCAGTTCAGAGATGGTTTTGCTGTAGCGCGTCTCGCGTACGGTCAGGCCCCATTTATCGCGACTCCAATTGGCTTCCAGGGACACCTGGCTACGGGGTGTGGAACTGGTGATCCAGGCCTGTTGCTGATCGTTGAGCAGCGGCCGGCCGTCGCTGCCGATGTGGTTTTTCAGCAGCTTGGTGCGGTTGAAGTTGGCGCCCAGGCGCCAGTCGATCTGGCCCCAGCCGTCGAGCCGGGTCAGGTAGGTGGCCGTGATGTCGACACCGTGGGTGCGGGTGTCGGCGCCATTGGTCATGTAGTGAGTGCTTACCGAGGCCAGGCCCGACGGCACCGAAATGCCGCCGGCACGTAGCGCGTCGATGGCTTGCTGGCCCGAGTAGGTGCCGCCGTCGACGATACGGTCACGCAGGGTGATCTGGTACGCGTCGATGGCGATATTCAAGTCGCTCAGCGGGTTGAGCACCAACCCCAGGTTGTAGTTGATCGACTTCTCGGGCTTGAGGTCCTCGGCTCCCAGCATCTTGGCCGCCGCCGAGTTGGCGGCGAGCAACCCGGTGGCAATCGTCGGCGAGACCCCAAGGCTGGTATAGTTCTCCTGGGCCAGGGACGGCGCACGAAACCCGGAACTGACACTGGCCCGCAGGCCCACCTGGGGGTTGAAATCGTACCGGGTCGAGAGCTTGCCGTTGGTGGTACTGCCAAAGTCGCTGTAATGCTCGTAACGGGCCGCCGTCGCCACTTGCCATTGCTCGGTCAGGTGGGTGGAGAGGTCCAGGTAGCCGCCCAGCACGTCCCGCGTCCACTGCCCGGCAGTGGCGGGTGCCTGGCCGGGCAAGGCTTTGGAGCCGCCGTTGTAGTAGGAGTAGTAATCGCCGGCGCCAACCTTATACAGGTCGCGGCGCTGCTCCAGCCCCCAGGAAAAGTTCAGCGGCTTGGGCAGCAGCGCCACGTCGAAGGCACGGCGCAGGTCCAGGTTGTTGGCCCATTGGGTGACCTTGTATTCGGCCAGGTCAAACTTGCGCGGGGTGGTGCCGGTTTCGTTGTACAGCGCGAGGTTCACCGAGTGGTCCATTCCGATATCGGGCTTGTCGGCGCCGTAGGTGGAGCTCAGGTCCCAGTCCCAGTCACCGAACAGTTCCACGCCGCGCAGGCCGGCGGTGAGGGAATAGTCGTCCTCATCACTGGTGATGCGTGGCGTAAAGCCGTTGGGGTAAATGGTCGGCACCAGTGTGGGCAACTGGTAGATCTGCGCCGACGACACCGTGCGATGGGTGTAGGTCGCGAAGCTGTAGAAATCCAGCTGGTCGGTCAGCGCCGCCCCTGTGTTGAACGCCAGGGCCTGGCGATGCACGGCCGGGTCGCCAATGGAGGGGTTGCCGTAATGCCCGGTACGCTCGTCGATGCCGGCGCGGATCGTACTCTTTTGCTCGCGGAACTCGGCGCTGAGATTCAGATAGCCGGTCTCCCCCACCCGGTAGCCGTTGTTCACCGCCCCGCCCTGGGAAAAGCCGTCACCCGCGCCGTACTGGCCAGCGTTGTAAGAGACCAACCCGCCGTGGTCGGCCGAGCGCAGAATGATGTTGATCACCCCGGCAATGGCATCGGAGCCGTATTGGGCCGAGGCGCCGTCGCGCAGTACTTCGATGTGGTCGATGGCGGCCATGGGGATGGTATCCAGGTCGACCCCGGTGGAACCACTCTGCAAGCCGCCGCTGACGTTAATATTGGCCGTCTCGTGGCGACGCTTGCCATTGACCAGCACCAGTACATGGTTGGGGCTCAGGCCCCGCAGGGACTGCGCGTTGGTCAGCGCCGAAGCGTTGTAGGCCTGGGCCTGGCGCGACAACGAGGGCAATAACTTGATCAAGGCTTCGCGCACATTGTGGGTGCCGGTCTGGCGCAATTGCTCGTTGGAGACCACGTCAATCGGGCTCAGGCTGTCAGTGGCCTTGACGTCGGCCTGGCGAGTCCCGGTCACCACCACGGTGGCCAGGGTTCCCGCCGAGGTGGCGAGGGTTGAGGTGGTGGGCTGCGGCGCCTGGGAGGCCACCGTGTGCAAGGTCAATACGCCGGAGGCGTTGCGGCTGAAACCCAGGCCGCTGCCGCGCAAGGCTTGCTCCAGGGCCTGGTCCATGCTCAACGAGCCTTTGATGGCAGGCCCCGACAACCCCTGCACCCGCGCCTGATCAAACGAGATCGGCGTGCGGCTCTGGCGGACGATGCTCAGCAGCACCTGAGACAAATCCCCCGCCGGAATATCAAAAGACAACACCTGAACCTTGCCCGCCGGCGCGGCAGGTTGGGCCCAGAGGGGCTCAACCGCCATCAGGCAGGTAAAGCCCACAGCCCAGATCATGGGAGTACGGTGCAAACAGGATGGACGTTCAATGGACATCATCAACTTACCCTAAGGGAATCACGTACCTGTGAGTGCAAATGGCCCAGGGCTTTTTCAGCAGCGATCCAGACTGTTTATTCATAAGGTTATGCCCCACTTTTTTCCGCACGTCGTACACAGCGCCAGACGCTGACGGGGATGTCTGTCACATGCCCCTGGCGCGCCATGCGTTGTTCGGCGATGGCGCCCAGGCGGGCAAAGAACTCCTCGATTCGTTCCGGTGGCACCAACGGGCTGAAATAGGTGCCAAAGGTAGCGGCGTGAAAGCGCTGATATTCCTCGATGCTGTGGATCCGCAGCGCCGCCGAGCGACTGGCAATCGAACGCACCTGAAAATGGCGCTGCACCAGTGCTTCCAGCGCCACCCGTGGTCGGGTACGCATGCCCATCGGCAGTACCGCCGCTTCGGCGAAATGCGCCTGCACGTGCCCCGGCGTGACCAGTTTCATCGCCAGCAGTGCCTCGGCTACCAACTCATCCTCACCGCCCAACCCTTGCTGCGAAACGGGGTGATGAGACGTGAAGAGAAACACGCCCTGTTCACCCAGATGCCGTGCCACCCACTGGAACAACCTGTCCTCATGGGGATACAACCAATGCAGGACAGCAGTCATGCTTATCAGGTCAAAACGCTGCTCCAGCGCGGGCAGGTCCAGCAGGTCGCCCTGCTGCAACACCACCTCGGCCGGGACATGGCGTAATTGCTCGCGCGCCAGGTCCAGGCGCAACTGCGAACGCTCGATGCCCCACACCTGCTCCAGGCTCGGCCAGCGCTCCACGGCCCCCTGCAGCAGCGAACCGATGCCGCAACCCAGGTCGAGCAAACGTCTGGGCTGGATCTGTGCACGCCCCAGGACCCAGTCCTGGTCACGCAACTGCAAGAGTTGGCTGGAGGTTTCATAACCGGCCAGGGTACGGGCTTGCTCAATGATCGTGCTCATGCTCGACGACTCCTGCGTGAATGAGGCTTTCCTTGGTAATGGTCCATTCGCAGCCATGGCCCTGTTCGTCGGCCAGCAACGTCCAGCGGGCGTCACACCCCTTGGCATGGACCAGCGAAGACAGCAACTTGGTGCAATAGGTGCAAGCCGACTTCAAGGTGATTGGCACGCCGTTGGCTCGGGCACGCTCGCGGTAGTCCCAGATTCCGCAGTGGTGCACCTTGAACAGACTGGCGTCGGGGGCGACCTGGCGAATCTCGAAACGCGTGCCGTAGAGCGAAGCCTGTCGCCCCAGGCGTTCTGCCGCCGCAGCGGGTTCACCCTGGCCGGCAGGCTCCAGGGCGCGATACACCTGGCCGGTGGCGGCCGCCCAGGCATCCAGGTCGTAAAACTGCTTGCGCTGCACGATGAATTGTTCGATCAACGCCTGGGTGCGGAAAAACACCGCCTGCCACTCGGTACTGCCGGCGCCCAAGGCGGGCGGCAAGTCGCGGAAGATCCGCCCGGTGACGTCAACCCAGTCGGCGAGGTCCTGCGCCCGATGTTCCTGGATCAGGTAGGCCGTCATCGCGCTGTGGGCCTCAAACAGACGCTGACGCCACAGCGCACCTTGCTCGGCTGGCGTCAGGGGTGCCGCACTCATGGCTGCGCAACCTGATGCAGGAAGGGCAAGAGCTGCTCCAGTACCGCCTCGGGTGCTTCTTCGGCCAGCATATGGCTGGCCGCAATCGCCGCGCCCCGCACCTCCACGGCCCAGGATCGCCACACCGTCAACGGGTGGCTGGCCGCTGCGTAGGGACGGTCCTGCCACAGCACCAGCACCGGGCAGCGCAACTGGTGACCGGCGTCGCGGTCGGCCTGGTCGGCGGCGGCATCGGCGCCGGCTGCCGCCCGGTAGTCTTCGCACATCGCGTGCAATACCTCGGGACGGGCAAAAGCCTGGTGGTAACTTTCCAGCGCCTGCGGATGATAAATATCGCGCCCCTGAGCCATGCGCTGTAACGTCCAGTCAAGGAAATAGCCGGGGTTGGCACCGATCAGCCGCTCCGGCAGATCAAACGGCTGGGCCAGGAAAAACCAGTGGTAGGCGTTCAGGGCAAAGGCCTTGTTGACCCCCGCCCAGACATCCAGGATCGGCACCACTGTCAGCGACACCAGAGCACTCACCACCTGCGGGTGTTCCAGCGCCAAGCGATACGCCACCCGTGCGCCACGGTCATGGCCCACTACCGCGAACCGCGAAAACCCCAGCTTCTGCATGACGTCCAACTGATCCAGGGCCAGTGCGCTCTTGTCATAAGCGCCCGGAGCGTCAGCATCCAGGGCGCGGGATTCGCCGTAGCCGCGCAGGTCTGCCAGCACCACGGTGTAGTCCTCGGCCAGGCGCGGGGCAACGCGGTGCCAGGCTAGGTGGTTTTGCGGGTAACCGTGCAACAGCAACAGTGGCGGGCCACTGCCCTTGACCGCCACCTGAATCCGCGCACCGCGGGTGGTCAGGGTCGAGTACTCGAAACCGGGAAGCAATGAATGACTCATGAAGGGCTCCTGCCTCATAAA from Pseudomonas synxantha harbors:
- a CDS encoding TonB-dependent receptor — translated: MSIERPSCLHRTPMIWAVGFTCLMAVEPLWAQPAAPAGKVQVLSFDIPAGDLSQVLLSIVRQSRTPISFDQARVQGLSGPAIKGSLSMDQALEQALRGSGLGFSRNASGVLTLHTVASQAPQPTTSTLATSAGTLATVVVTGTRQADVKATDSLSPIDVVSNEQLRQTGTHNVREALIKLLPSLSRQAQAYNASALTNAQSLRGLSPNHVLVLVNGKRRHETANINVSGGLQSGSTGVDLDTIPMAAIDHIEVLRDGASAQYGSDAIAGVINIILRSADHGGLVSYNAGQYGAGDGFSQGGAVNNGYRVGETGYLNLSAEFREQKSTIRAGIDERTGHYGNPSIGDPAVHRQALAFNTGAALTDQLDFYSFATYTHRTVSSAQIYQLPTLVPTIYPNGFTPRITSDEDDYSLTAGLRGVELFGDWDWDLSSTYGADKPDIGMDHSVNLALYNETGTTPRKFDLAEYKVTQWANNLDLRRAFDVALLPKPLNFSWGLEQRRDLYKVGAGDYYSYYNGGSKALPGQAPATAGQWTRDVLGGYLDLSTHLTEQWQVATAARYEHYSDFGSTTNGKLSTRYDFNPQVGLRASVSSGFRAPSLAQENYTSLGVSPTIATGLLAANSAAAKMLGAEDLKPEKSINYNLGLVLNPLSDLNIAIDAYQITLRDRIVDGGTYSGQQAIDALRAGGISVPSGLASVSTHYMTNGADTRTHGVDITATYLTRLDGWGQIDWRLGANFNRTKLLKNHIGSDGRPLLNDQQQAWITSSTPRSQVSLEANWSRDKWGLTVRETRYSKTISELDYYTGPNAYSTTEFNHFENSPKYLTDIELRYAATRQLSLAVGANNVFDVKPDKLPAESAYLGFNHYDTYASQISFNGAFYYVNAVYSF
- a CDS encoding class I SAM-dependent methyltransferase; this translates as MSTIIEQARTLAGYETSSQLLQLRDQDWVLGRAQIQPRRLLDLGCGIGSLLQGAVERWPSLEQVWGIERSQLRLDLAREQLRHVPAEVVLQQGDLLDLPALEQRFDLISMTAVLHWLYPHEDRLFQWVARHLGEQGVFLFTSHHPVSQQGLGGEDELVAEALLAMKLVTPGHVQAHFAEAAVLPMGMRTRPRVALEALVQRHFQVRSIASRSAALRIHSIEEYQRFHAATFGTYFSPLVPPERIEEFFARLGAIAEQRMARQGHVTDIPVSVWRCVRRAEKSGA
- a CDS encoding alpha/beta fold hydrolase, which encodes MSHSLLPGFEYSTLTTRGARIQVAVKGSGPPLLLLHGYPQNHLAWHRVAPRLAEDYTVVLADLRGYGESRALDADAPGAYDKSALALDQLDVMQKLGFSRFAVVGHDRGARVAYRLALEHPQVVSALVSLTVVPILDVWAGVNKAFALNAYHWFFLAQPFDLPERLIGANPGYFLDWTLQRMAQGRDIYHPQALESYHQAFARPEVLHAMCEDYRAAAGADAAADQADRDAGHQLRCPVLVLWQDRPYAAASHPLTVWRSWAVEVRGAAIAASHMLAEEAPEAVLEQLLPFLHQVAQP